In the genome of Fusobacterium necrogenes, one region contains:
- a CDS encoding WG repeat-containing protein yields the protein MSKKKKLLMLLGCALCLGLASCKNDNQTSQEATTKVYKKLNSEIDRVSPISNGKIIVEIDNKYGIQDLDGKIIENIEYDKIIRVLENCYYLEKAGMGVIKNIVNNKVVEVNEVGKISEEYLKIMYNNKVGVVDKDLNWVIPMEYDYLEFNKEYITVVKDGKIDLYDINMKKIDLKGAEKVLLGIGNYLYNVKDNKLGIMTPNGDVLVEPKYNNFLRLNEKDVVIGYKGNEKYLINLSKKIEELVDYDSFGEEGAGLILTLKDNKLGYINDIGEEIIPNKYEGAFKADSESEYLQVKEDGKWKLIHKDGKLYKELPYNDIGENKDEYTLVLLNDKFGYMDKNGDEKITPQYLSATSFEQGYAIVGIESGFGIINKKNEIVIPMIYDDIYIQSGYVYVTMDNKKGLLDLSGNEILPVAYDDLGAIDGNVLFYKKANESGYMEIGK from the coding sequence ATGAGTAAAAAGAAAAAATTATTAATGCTTTTAGGATGTGCTTTATGTTTAGGATTAGCAAGTTGTAAAAATGATAATCAGACTTCTCAAGAAGCTACAACAAAAGTTTATAAAAAATTGAATAGTGAGATAGATAGAGTAAGTCCTATCTCTAATGGAAAGATTATAGTAGAAATAGACAATAAATATGGAATTCAAGATCTTGATGGAAAGATTATTGAAAACATAGAGTATGACAAGATTATAAGAGTTTTAGAAAATTGTTATTATTTAGAAAAAGCTGGAATGGGAGTTATAAAAAATATTGTCAATAATAAAGTGGTAGAGGTTAATGAAGTTGGAAAAATCTCTGAAGAATATTTAAAAATAATGTATAACAATAAAGTTGGTGTAGTAGATAAAGACTTAAATTGGGTTATTCCAATGGAGTACGATTACTTAGAATTCAATAAAGAGTATATAACAGTAGTTAAAGATGGAAAGATAGATCTCTATGATATAAACATGAAAAAAATTGATTTAAAAGGTGCTGAAAAAGTATTATTAGGAATAGGAAATTATTTATATAATGTAAAAGATAATAAATTAGGTATAATGACTCCAAATGGTGATGTTCTAGTAGAACCTAAGTATAATAACTTTTTGAGATTAAATGAAAAAGATGTAGTTATTGGATATAAGGGTAATGAAAAATATTTGATTAATTTATCAAAAAAAATAGAGGAATTAGTAGATTATGATAGTTTTGGTGAAGAGGGAGCAGGATTAATTCTGACTCTAAAAGATAATAAATTAGGATATATTAATGATATTGGAGAAGAAATTATCCCTAATAAGTATGAAGGAGCTTTTAAGGCTGATAGTGAAAGTGAATATTTACAAGTAAAAGAAGATGGTAAATGGAAATTAATACATAAAGATGGTAAATTATATAAAGAATTGCCATATAATGATATAGGAGAAAATAAAGACGAATATACTTTAGTTTTGTTAAATGATAAATTTGGATATATGGATAAAAATGGAGATGAAAAGATTACTCCACAATATCTATCTGCAACTAGCTTTGAACAAGGATACGCAATTGTAGGAATAGAAAGTGGATTTGGAATTATCAATAAGAAAAATGAGATAGTAATTCCAATGATTTATGATGATATTTATATACAGTCTGGTTATGTCTATGTAACAATGGATAATAAAAAAGGACTATTGGATCTATCAGGAAATGAAATATTACCAGTTGCCTATGATGATTTAGGAGCAATTGATGGAAATGTATTGTTCTACAAAAAAGCAAATGAATCAGGGTATATGGAAATAGGAAAATAG
- a CDS encoding alpha/beta fold hydrolase, producing the protein MNLRYIDEGEGEVLVFVHSYLWNKEMWRPQIDYLKEKYRCISIDLPGHGESPNLKDIETENVMEKIATFISELLSDLMIEKYTYVGLSIGGMLSVPLYKIDKDKIKKMIVMDSYLGEENIAAKTLYSDILKQVENDGAISIKVAEKIVPMFFSEKVIHLKHELYKKLFVQLINMPRSRINTILKIGKAINERKNLLDELKKIEAPMIFIAGEYDIPRPFSESEEMSKIKKDSLLFKIENAGHISNLENIEKVNLILEQNL; encoded by the coding sequence TTGAATTTAAGATATATAGATGAAGGGGAAGGAGAAGTATTAGTCTTTGTACACTCTTATCTTTGGAATAAAGAGATGTGGAGGCCACAAATAGATTATTTAAAAGAAAAATATAGATGTATATCGATTGATTTACCAGGACATGGAGAATCACCAAATCTAAAAGATATTGAAACTGAGAATGTTATGGAGAAGATAGCTACCTTCATTTCAGAATTACTTTCAGATTTAATGATAGAAAAATATACTTATGTTGGTTTATCTATAGGTGGAATGCTATCAGTACCACTATATAAAATAGATAAAGATAAAATAAAAAAGATGATAGTAATGGATTCATATTTAGGAGAGGAAAATATTGCGGCTAAAACTTTATATTCTGATATATTAAAGCAAGTTGAGAATGATGGAGCAATATCAATTAAAGTTGCTGAAAAAATAGTTCCAATGTTTTTTTCAGAGAAAGTTATTCATTTGAAACATGAATTATACAAAAAACTTTTTGTTCAACTTATAAATATGCCTAGAAGTAGAATAAATACAATTTTAAAAATAGGAAAGGCTATAAATGAAAGAAAAAACCTTTTAGATGAGTTAAAAAAGATAGAAGCTCCTATGATTTTTATTGCTGGAGAATATGATATACCAAGACCTTTTTCTGAGTCAGAAGAGATGTCAAAAATAAAAAAAGATTCACTTCTATTCAAGATTGAAAATGCTGGACATATATCTAATTTAGAAAATATTGAAAAAGTTAATTTAATTCTTGAACAGAATTTGTAA
- a CDS encoding glucosaminidase domain-containing protein has protein sequence MKIKNIFIFIFLFIFGDTNYAQNSIPKVEYEKVVINSLEDINKWKNSNKLYTFTQVNIDLSKLSANKRKNIFIDILIPAIRVVNAEIKNNREIVKNLSQKEILTMEEKIYIENLFKKYRVEYKNWLELTSRLIIYPTSLILTQGAIESGWGTSRFFKEGNNLFGVWSSDPSEPRIAAKGKRKNGFVPYLRKYTSVKDSVADFVLNLSRNKNYTKLRKLVNENRSPATIATGLINYSEEKELYVKKVINTMNYNNFTKYDKLIN, from the coding sequence ATGAAAATAAAAAATATTTTTATCTTTATTTTTTTATTCATCTTTGGAGATACAAATTATGCACAAAATTCTATTCCTAAAGTCGAATATGAAAAAGTAGTAATCAATAGCTTAGAAGATATTAATAAGTGGAAAAACTCTAATAAATTATATACCTTTACTCAAGTAAATATCGATTTAAGCAAACTATCAGCCAATAAAAGGAAAAATATCTTCATTGATATTTTGATACCAGCTATAAGAGTTGTAAATGCTGAGATAAAAAATAATAGAGAAATTGTTAAAAATCTATCACAAAAAGAGATTTTGACTATGGAGGAAAAAATTTATATTGAAAATCTTTTTAAAAAGTATAGAGTAGAATATAAAAATTGGTTGGAACTCACCTCTCGGCTTATTATTTACCCAACATCACTCATTCTTACACAAGGGGCTATTGAAAGTGGTTGGGGAACTTCTAGGTTCTTTAAAGAGGGAAATAATCTCTTTGGAGTATGGTCATCTGATCCAAGTGAACCTAGAATAGCTGCAAAAGGAAAAAGAAAAAATGGTTTTGTGCCTTATTTGAGAAAATATACTAGTGTAAAAGATTCTGTTGCTGATTTTGTATTAAATCTTTCAAGAAATAAAAACTATACAAAGCTTAGAAAATTAGTAAATGAAAACAGATCCCCAGCAACTATTGCTACTGGTCTTATAAATTATTCTGAAGAAAAAGAATTATATGTGAAAAAAGTTATCAATACTATGAATTATAATAACTTTACAAAATATGATAAGCTTATAAATTAA
- a CDS encoding DNA polymerase III subunit delta translates to MIYFLHGDTAPLQLKYEEIIDKIKSNNLGIPEKIFDASLDEITQFFDSVSSNSIFSPKELIVLKRAESLKNLDSISKSLKMYNLTQKEVVIVYEEFLNDFGKIKNPLPKKILDSFKEIADIICFRKENERRAIIFYLQEKLSISEYEAEMFVELVGNDFFKIKNEIEKVKNFLNGESFNLEKIRHLLSVNEEFNLKNSIENFLHSKDNKILLQFLTKEKLHNNFMYTIADELIFYLKLSSISKTGILDKNISYKKFNENVFEHIKEFFLTEKGYPHAYTLFLKLKNINNFEEEFLKIKIKELNILEYNIKSGNIDLELGIEMYILNFFASE, encoded by the coding sequence ATGGAGATACAGCTCCATTACAACTTAAATATGAAGAAATCATCGATAAAATTAAGAGTAATAATCTAGGTATTCCAGAAAAAATATTTGACGCTTCTTTAGATGAGATCACTCAGTTTTTTGACTCCGTATCTAGCAATTCTATATTCTCTCCAAAAGAATTAATAGTTTTAAAAAGAGCTGAAAGTTTAAAAAATCTTGACTCAATCTCAAAATCTTTAAAGATGTATAATCTCACTCAAAAAGAGGTCGTCATAGTTTATGAAGAATTTTTAAATGACTTTGGAAAAATAAAAAACCCTCTCCCTAAAAAGATTTTAGACAGTTTTAAGGAGATAGCTGACATAATATGTTTTAGAAAGGAAAACGAAAGAAGAGCTATTATCTTTTATCTTCAAGAAAAACTAAGTATTTCTGAATATGAAGCAGAAATGTTTGTGGAATTAGTTGGAAATGATTTTTTTAAAATAAAAAATGAGATAGAGAAGGTAAAAAATTTTCTTAATGGAGAAAGTTTTAATTTAGAAAAGATTCGACATTTACTATCTGTCAATGAGGAATTTAATTTGAAAAACTCAATAGAAAATTTTCTTCACAGCAAAGATAATAAGATACTTCTTCAATTTTTAACCAAAGAAAAGTTACATAATAATTTTATGTATACTATAGCTGATGAATTAATTTTCTATTTAAAACTCTCCTCTATTTCTAAAACAGGGATCTTAGATAAAAATATCTCTTATAAAAAATTTAATGAGAATGTCTTTGAACATATTAAAGAGTTTTTTCTTACAGAAAAGGGTTATCCTCATGCTTATACGTTATTTTTAAAGTTGAAAAATATAAATAATTTCGAAGAGGAGTTTTTAAAAATAAAAATTAAAGAATTAAATATTTTAGAATATAATATTAAAAGTGGTAATATAGATTTAGAGTTAGGAATTGAGATGTACATATTAAATTTTTTTGCTTCTGAATGA